From Cronobacter turicensis z3032, the proteins below share one genomic window:
- the rraA gene encoding Regulator of ribonuclease activity A, which yields MKYDTSELCDIYQEEVNVVEPLFSNFGGRSSFGGQIITVKCFEDNGLLYELLEENGRGRVLLVDGGGSVRRALIDAELARLAVQNEWEGIVVYGAVRQVDDLAELDVGIQALAAIPVGAAGEAIGESDVRVNFGGVTFFSGDHLYADNTGIILSEDPLDIE from the coding sequence ATGAAATACGATACTTCTGAGCTTTGTGACATCTACCAGGAAGAGGTCAACGTTGTGGAGCCTCTGTTCTCCAACTTCGGCGGTCGCTCTTCTTTTGGCGGGCAAATCATCACGGTGAAATGTTTCGAGGACAACGGGTTGCTGTATGAGCTGCTCGAAGAAAATGGCCGCGGACGCGTTTTACTGGTCGATGGCGGCGGTTCGGTACGCCGCGCCCTGATTGATGCGGAACTGGCGCGCCTTGCGGTGCAGAATGAGTGGGAAGGTATTGTCGTCTACGGCGCGGTGCGTCAGGTGGACGATCTGGCGGAGCTGGATGTCGGCATCCAGGCGCTGGCGGCGATCCCGGTGGGCGCGGCAGGTGAAGCCATTGGCGAAAGCGACGTGCGCGTCAATTTCGGCGGCGTGACCTTCTTCTCCGGCGACCATCTCTACGCCGACAATACCGGTATTATCCTTTCTGAAGATCCGCTGGATATCGAGTAA
- the menA gene encoding 1,4-dihydroxy-2-naphthoate octaprenyltransferase, with the protein MGSDPFMNTSTHTVSRTQAWLESLRPRTLPLAFSAILVGSALAGWQGYFDPVITLLALLTAGLLQILSNLANDYGDAVKGSDQPDRLGPLRGMQKGAITAPQMKRAIQLTVALICVSGLALVYVACRSMADVLGFLALGALSILAAITYTVGTRPYGYMGLGDISVLVFFGWLSVLGSWYLQAHMLIAPVWLPATACGLLAAAVLNINNLRDIDSDRRNGKNTLAVRLGPVAARRYHVGLLVGALGCLAAFNLLWLHSLWGWLFLLATPLLARQARFVLRETEPAAMRPMLERTVKAALLVNLLFIIGLIVSQPLR; encoded by the coding sequence ATTGGCTCAGATCCCTTTATGAATACATCGACACACACGGTAAGCCGTACCCAGGCCTGGCTTGAAAGCCTGCGTCCGCGCACGCTGCCGCTGGCTTTTTCCGCCATTCTCGTCGGCAGCGCGCTCGCCGGATGGCAGGGCTATTTCGATCCCGTGATTACGCTGCTGGCGCTGCTGACCGCCGGGCTGCTGCAAATTCTGTCTAATCTTGCCAACGATTATGGCGACGCCGTCAAAGGCAGTGACCAACCGGACCGCCTCGGCCCGCTGCGCGGCATGCAAAAAGGGGCGATCACCGCGCCGCAAATGAAGCGCGCCATCCAGCTCACCGTGGCGCTGATTTGTGTCTCCGGGCTGGCGCTGGTCTATGTCGCCTGTCGCAGCATGGCGGATGTGCTCGGGTTCCTGGCGCTCGGCGCGCTCTCGATCCTCGCCGCCATTACCTACACCGTCGGCACGCGCCCGTACGGTTATATGGGCCTTGGCGATATCTCTGTGCTGGTCTTCTTCGGCTGGCTGAGCGTGCTCGGCAGCTGGTATCTCCAGGCGCATATGCTGATTGCGCCGGTCTGGCTGCCCGCGACCGCCTGCGGATTGCTGGCGGCAGCGGTGCTCAATATCAATAATCTGCGTGATATCGACAGCGACCGACGCAACGGCAAGAACACGCTGGCGGTGCGCCTCGGCCCCGTCGCCGCACGCCGTTACCACGTGGGGCTGTTAGTCGGCGCGCTGGGCTGTCTCGCGGCGTTTAATCTGCTGTGGCTGCATAGTCTCTGGGGCTGGCTGTTTCTGCTCGCCACGCCGTTGCTGGCGCGCCAGGCGCGTTTCGTGCTGCGCGAAACCGAGCCTGCGGCGATGCGCCCGATGCTCGAACGTACCGTCAAAGCGGCGCTGCTGGTTAATCTGCTGTTTATCATCGGGCTTATCGTCAGCCAGCCTCTGCGTTAA
- the ftsN gene encoding Cell division protein ftsN — protein MVAIAAAALVAFIGGLYFITHHKKEESETLPGHKVTGNGLPPKPEERWRYIKELESRQPGVLKPTEPSAGGEIMNQDQLTNEQRQLLDQMQADMRQQPTQLNEVPWNEQTPAQRQQTLQRQKQLQQQQQMQQWNNTAQQPVRTAPRAETPRTETRYQQPQTRTVQTQQPARAATQPAQQPRQQQANSAPYQDLLQTPPHTTTQRETAQSKPAQTAPVTRETEAAKPAEKKDDRRWMVQCGSFKGTEQAETVRAQLAFEGFDSRITSNNGWNRVVIGPIKGKDNADGTLNRLKMAGHSNCIRLASGG, from the coding sequence ATGGTCGCTATCGCAGCGGCGGCGCTGGTCGCCTTTATTGGCGGTCTGTACTTTATTACGCATCACAAGAAAGAAGAGTCAGAAACCCTGCCGGGCCATAAAGTCACCGGCAACGGCCTGCCGCCGAAGCCAGAAGAGCGCTGGCGCTATATTAAAGAGCTGGAGAGCCGCCAGCCTGGCGTGCTGAAACCGACCGAGCCTTCCGCCGGCGGTGAAATCATGAATCAGGATCAGCTGACCAACGAACAGCGTCAGTTGCTCGATCAGATGCAGGCGGATATGCGCCAGCAGCCGACGCAGCTTAACGAAGTGCCGTGGAACGAACAGACCCCGGCGCAGCGTCAGCAGACGCTGCAACGCCAGAAACAGCTTCAGCAACAACAGCAGATGCAGCAGTGGAATAATACGGCGCAGCAGCCAGTGCGCACCGCGCCGCGTGCGGAAACCCCGCGCACAGAAACGCGGTATCAGCAGCCGCAGACCCGCACCGTGCAGACGCAGCAGCCCGCGCGCGCCGCCACGCAACCGGCGCAACAGCCGCGCCAGCAGCAGGCGAACAGCGCGCCGTATCAGGATCTGCTCCAGACGCCGCCGCATACCACTACGCAGCGTGAAACCGCTCAGAGCAAGCCTGCGCAAACCGCGCCGGTGACGCGTGAGACGGAAGCCGCGAAACCGGCCGAGAAGAAAGACGATCGCCGCTGGATGGTGCAGTGCGGCTCGTTTAAAGGCACCGAGCAGGCGGAAACCGTGCGCGCCCAGCTGGCGTTTGAAGGGTTTGACTCACGCATTACGTCCAACAATGGCTGGAACCGCGTGGTGATTGGCCCGATTAAAGGCAAAGATAACGCCGACGGCACCCTCAACCGCCTGAAGATGGCGGGTCACTCAAACTGCATTCGTCTCGCCTCCGGGGGTTGA
- the rpmE gene encoding 50S ribosomal protein L31 has product MKKDIHPKYVEITATCSCGNVIKTRSTVGHDLNLDVCGNCHPFFTGKQRVVDTGGRVERFNKRFSIPGSK; this is encoded by the coding sequence ATGAAAAAAGATATTCACCCGAAATATGTTGAAATCACCGCTACCTGTTCTTGCGGTAACGTGATCAAAACTCGCTCCACCGTTGGCCACGACCTGAACCTGGACGTGTGCGGCAACTGCCACCCGTTCTTCACTGGTAAACAGCGTGTTGTTGATACCGGTGGTCGTGTTGAGCGTTTCAACAAACGCTTCAGCATCCCGGGCAGCAAATAA
- the metJ gene encoding Met repressor — translation MAEWNGEYISPYAEHGKKSEQVKKITVSIPLKVLKILTDERTRRQVNNLRHATNSELLCEAFLHAFTGQPLPDDDDLRKERSDEIPEEAKVIMREMGIDPDTWEY, via the coding sequence ATGGCTGAATGGAACGGCGAATATATCAGCCCCTACGCTGAGCACGGCAAGAAGAGTGAACAGGTCAAAAAAATTACGGTTTCCATTCCTCTGAAGGTGTTAAAAATCCTCACCGATGAACGCACCCGTCGTCAGGTGAACAACCTGCGCCATGCCACCAACAGCGAGCTGCTGTGCGAGGCTTTCCTTCACGCCTTTACCGGCCAGCCCTTGCCGGATGACGATGACCTGCGCAAAGAGCGCAGCGATGAGATCCCGGAAGAGGCAAAGGTAATCATGCGTGAAATGGGTATCGACCCGGATACCTGGGAATACTGA
- the metB gene encoding Cystathionine gamma-synthase: MMTRKQATIAVRSGLNDDEQYGCVVPPIHLSSTYNFTGFNEPRAHDYSRRGNPTRDVVQRALAELEGGAGAVLTNTGMSAIHLVTTVYLKPGDLLVAPHDCYGGSYRLFDSLAKRGCYRVKFVDQGDEAALKAALAEQPKLVLVESPSNPLLRVVDIAKICELSRAAGAISVVDNTFMSPALQNPLALGADLVLHSCTKYLNGHSDVVAGVVIAKDPEQVTELAWWANNIGVTGGAFDSYLLLRGLRTLSPRMEVAQRNASAIVDFLKQQPLVKKLYHPSLPENAGHEIAARQQKGFGAMLSFELDGDEETLRRFLGALELFTLAESLGGVESLISHAATMTHAGMAPQARAAAGISETLLRISTGIEDSEDLIADLEKAFQAAS; the protein is encoded by the coding sequence ATCATGACGCGTAAACAGGCCACCATCGCAGTGCGCAGCGGGCTCAATGACGACGAGCAGTACGGCTGCGTCGTCCCGCCGATTCACCTCTCCAGCACCTATAACTTCACCGGCTTTAATGAACCGCGCGCGCACGACTACTCCCGCCGCGGCAACCCGACGCGCGACGTGGTACAGCGTGCCCTGGCGGAGCTGGAAGGCGGCGCGGGCGCTGTGCTGACCAACACCGGCATGTCGGCGATTCATCTGGTCACCACCGTTTACCTGAAGCCCGGCGATCTGCTGGTGGCGCCGCACGACTGCTACGGCGGCAGCTATCGCCTGTTCGACAGCCTCGCGAAACGCGGCTGTTATCGCGTGAAATTCGTCGATCAGGGCGATGAGGCGGCGCTGAAAGCGGCGCTTGCCGAACAACCGAAACTGGTGCTGGTGGAAAGCCCGAGTAATCCCTTGTTGCGCGTGGTGGATATTGCGAAAATTTGCGAACTTTCGCGCGCGGCCGGAGCCATAAGTGTGGTGGATAATACGTTCATGAGCCCGGCGTTGCAGAATCCGCTGGCGCTGGGCGCCGATCTGGTTTTGCACTCCTGCACCAAATACCTCAACGGGCACTCCGATGTGGTGGCGGGCGTGGTGATTGCGAAAGATCCGGAGCAGGTTACGGAGCTTGCCTGGTGGGCGAATAACATCGGCGTGACCGGCGGCGCGTTCGACAGCTACCTGCTGCTGCGCGGCCTGCGTACATTGAGCCCGCGTATGGAAGTAGCGCAACGCAACGCCAGCGCGATTGTCGATTTCCTTAAGCAGCAGCCGCTGGTGAAAAAGTTGTATCATCCGTCGCTGCCGGAGAATGCGGGGCATGAGATAGCCGCCCGCCAGCAGAAAGGCTTCGGCGCGATGCTGAGTTTTGAACTGGATGGCGATGAAGAGACGCTGCGCCGTTTTCTCGGCGCGCTGGAGCTGTTCACGCTGGCGGAATCGTTAGGTGGGGTAGAGAGCCTGATTTCCCACGCCGCGACGATGACTCATGCCGGCATGGCGCCACAAGCGCGCGCCGCCGCGGGCATTTCCGAGACGCTGCTACGTATTTCGACCGGTATTGAAGATAGCGAAGATTTAATTGCCGACCTGGAAAAAGCATTCCAGGCGGCGAGCTAA
- the cytR gene encoding HTH-type transcriptional repressor cytR, with product MKSKKQVAAATMKDVAVRARVSTATVSRALMNPEKVSQATRNRVEQAAIEVGYLPGSLNRNLKRNESRTILVIVPDICDPFFSEIIRGIEVTAADQGYLVLIGDCAHQNQQEKTFIDLIITKQIDGMLLLGSRLPFDASKEEQRNLPPMVMANEFAPELELPTVHIDNLTAAFNAVNYLHELGHQRIACIAGPEEMPLCHYRLQGYVQALRRSGMTVDPHYIARGDFTFEAGAQALEQLLSLPHPPTAIFCHSDVMALGALSMAKRRGFRVPDDLSIIGFDNIALAEFCDPPLTTVAQPRFDIGREAMLLLLSQLNGHTVSSGSRLLDCELVLRGTTRAPKPRN from the coding sequence GTGAAGTCCAAAAAGCAGGTTGCCGCCGCAACCATGAAAGATGTCGCCGTTCGCGCCAGGGTCTCTACCGCGACGGTATCCCGTGCGTTAATGAATCCGGAGAAAGTGTCACAGGCCACCCGCAACCGCGTGGAGCAGGCCGCCATTGAGGTGGGTTATCTGCCCGGATCGCTCAACCGCAACCTGAAGCGCAATGAATCGCGCACCATTCTGGTGATTGTCCCGGACATCTGCGATCCGTTTTTCAGCGAAATCATTCGTGGTATTGAAGTCACCGCGGCGGACCAGGGGTATCTGGTGCTGATTGGCGACTGCGCGCACCAGAACCAGCAGGAAAAAACCTTCATTGATCTCATCATCACCAAACAGATAGACGGCATGCTGCTGCTGGGCTCGCGTCTGCCGTTCGACGCCAGTAAAGAGGAGCAGCGCAATCTGCCGCCGATGGTGATGGCGAACGAATTCGCGCCGGAGCTGGAGCTGCCGACGGTGCATATCGACAACCTCACCGCCGCGTTCAACGCCGTGAACTATCTGCATGAGCTGGGGCATCAACGCATCGCCTGTATCGCCGGGCCGGAAGAGATGCCGCTGTGCCACTACCGCCTTCAGGGCTACGTTCAGGCGCTGCGCCGCAGCGGCATGACAGTGGACCCGCACTATATCGCCCGCGGCGATTTCACCTTTGAAGCGGGCGCGCAGGCGCTGGAACAGCTGTTAAGCCTGCCGCACCCGCCGACGGCGATTTTCTGCCACAGCGACGTCATGGCGCTCGGCGCGCTGTCGATGGCGAAACGCCGCGGCTTCCGCGTGCCGGACGATCTCTCCATCATCGGCTTTGATAACATCGCGTTAGCGGAGTTTTGCGATCCGCCGCTCACCACGGTGGCGCAGCCGCGTTTTGATATCGGCCGCGAAGCCATGCTGTTACTGCTCAGCCAGCTCAACGGACATACCGTCAGCAGCGGCTCGCGTCTGCTGGACTGCGAACTGGTGCTGCGCGGCACCACGCGCGCGCCGAAGCCGCGAAATTAA
- the zapB gene encoding Cell division protein zapB: MSFEVFEKLEAKVQQAVDTITLLQMEIEELKDKNNQLAQEVQNAHGSREALEHENHQLREQQHVWQERLQALLGKMEEV; the protein is encoded by the coding sequence ATGTCATTTGAAGTGTTTGAGAAACTGGAAGCCAAAGTACAGCAGGCTGTTGATACCATCACCCTGCTGCAGATGGAAATCGAAGAGCTGAAAGACAAGAATAATCAACTTGCTCAGGAAGTTCAGAACGCCCATGGCAGCCGCGAAGCGCTGGAGCACGAAAACCACCAGCTGCGCGAACAGCAGCATGTCTGGCAGGAACGCCTGCAGGCGCTGCTGGGGAAAATGGAAGAAGTGTGA
- the priA gene encoding Primosomal protein N', protein MPVARVALPVPLARTFDYLLPDAMTATATAGCRVRVPFGRQQRVGVVVAVGDESELPLAELKSVVEVLDSESLYPPVLWRMLLWAADYYHHPIGEVLFHALPVLLRQGKPASHAPLWYWFATEEGQAVDLNTLKRSPKQQQALAALRQGRLWRHEVAQMAFNDAALQALRAKGLCELGSELPPVADWRGQFSVSGDRLRLNTEQATAVGAIRGEADNFCAWLLAGVTGSGKTEVYLSVLENTLAQGKQALVLVPEIGLTPQTIARFRERFNAPVEVLHSALNDSERLAAWLKAKSGEAAIVIGTRSALFTPFKNLGVIVIDEEHDSSYKQHEGWRYHARDLAVYRAHSEQIPIILGSATPALETLHNVRQRKYRVLKLTHRAGNARPAQQHVLDLKGQPLQAGLAPALVARMRQHLQADNQVILFLNRRGFAPALLCHDCGWIAECPRCDHFYTLHQSQHQLRCHHCDSQRPVPRQCPQCGSTHLVPVGLGTEQLEQSLAPLFPGVPLSRIDRDTTSRKGALEQQLAEVHRGGARILIGTQMLAKGHHFPDVTLVALLDVDGALFCADFRSAERFAQLYTQVAGRAGRAGKQGEVVLQTHHPEHPLLQTLLHQGYDAFADQALAERGSVSLPPYSSHILIRAEDHHNQDAPAFLQQLRNLLQASPLADQKLWLLGPVPALQPKRGGRYRWQLLLQHPSRLQLQRIVAGSLPLVGTLPAARKVKWTLDVDPTEG, encoded by the coding sequence ATGCCTGTCGCCCGCGTCGCTCTGCCCGTTCCGCTTGCCCGCACCTTTGACTATCTGCTGCCCGATGCGATGACGGCGACGGCGACGGCGGGTTGTCGCGTGCGCGTGCCGTTCGGTCGCCAGCAGCGCGTCGGCGTGGTCGTGGCGGTAGGCGATGAGAGCGAGCTGCCGCTTGCTGAGCTAAAAAGCGTGGTGGAGGTGCTGGATAGCGAATCGCTCTACCCGCCGGTGCTCTGGCGCATGCTGCTGTGGGCGGCCGACTACTATCATCACCCGATTGGCGAAGTGCTGTTCCACGCGCTGCCGGTGCTGTTGCGCCAGGGCAAACCCGCCAGCCACGCGCCGCTCTGGTACTGGTTCGCCACTGAAGAGGGCCAGGCGGTCGATCTCAACACCCTAAAGCGTTCGCCAAAGCAGCAGCAGGCGCTGGCGGCGCTGCGTCAGGGCAGACTCTGGCGGCATGAAGTGGCGCAAATGGCGTTTAACGACGCCGCGCTTCAGGCGCTGCGCGCTAAAGGGCTTTGCGAACTGGGCAGCGAACTGCCGCCAGTCGCCGACTGGCGCGGGCAGTTTTCGGTGTCAGGCGACAGGCTGCGGCTTAACACCGAGCAGGCGACGGCGGTCGGTGCCATTCGCGGCGAAGCCGATAACTTCTGCGCCTGGCTACTGGCGGGCGTGACCGGCTCCGGGAAAACCGAAGTCTATTTAAGCGTGCTCGAAAACACGCTCGCGCAGGGCAAACAGGCGCTGGTGCTGGTGCCGGAGATCGGCCTGACGCCCCAGACCATCGCCCGCTTTCGCGAGCGTTTCAACGCGCCCGTCGAAGTGCTGCACTCGGCGCTGAACGACAGCGAGCGGCTGGCGGCCTGGCTGAAAGCCAAAAGCGGCGAGGCGGCGATCGTCATCGGCACGCGCTCGGCGCTGTTTACACCCTTTAAAAACCTCGGGGTGATCGTTATCGATGAGGAGCACGACAGCTCCTATAAACAGCATGAGGGCTGGCGCTACCATGCGCGCGATCTGGCGGTCTACCGGGCGCACAGCGAGCAGATCCCAATTATTTTAGGCTCTGCGACGCCTGCGCTGGAGACGCTGCACAACGTGCGCCAGCGTAAATACCGCGTGCTGAAGCTGACGCACCGCGCGGGCAACGCGCGCCCGGCGCAGCAGCACGTGCTGGATCTGAAAGGCCAGCCGTTACAGGCGGGCCTCGCGCCTGCGCTGGTCGCCCGTATGCGCCAGCATTTGCAGGCGGATAACCAGGTGATTCTGTTTCTTAACCGCCGCGGCTTCGCGCCCGCGCTGCTGTGCCACGACTGCGGATGGATAGCCGAATGCCCGCGCTGCGATCACTTCTACACGCTGCACCAGTCACAGCATCAGCTGCGCTGCCACCATTGCGACAGCCAGCGCCCCGTGCCGCGCCAGTGCCCGCAGTGCGGCTCCACGCATCTGGTGCCGGTGGGGCTTGGCACCGAACAGCTGGAACAGAGCCTGGCGCCGCTATTCCCCGGCGTGCCGCTGTCGCGTATCGACCGCGACACCACCAGCCGCAAGGGCGCGCTAGAACAGCAACTGGCGGAAGTTCATCGCGGCGGCGCGCGCATTCTTATCGGCACCCAGATGCTGGCCAAAGGCCATCACTTCCCCGATGTCACGCTGGTGGCGCTGCTGGATGTCGATGGCGCGCTGTTCTGCGCCGATTTCCGCTCGGCAGAGCGTTTCGCCCAGCTCTATACGCAGGTGGCGGGCCGCGCCGGACGCGCTGGTAAACAGGGCGAAGTGGTGCTCCAGACGCACCACCCGGAACATCCGCTGTTACAGACGCTGCTGCATCAGGGTTATGACGCGTTTGCCGATCAGGCGCTGGCGGAGCGCGGCAGCGTCTCGCTTCCGCCCTACAGCAGCCATATTTTGATTCGCGCCGAAGATCACCATAACCAGGACGCGCCAGCGTTTCTCCAGCAGCTGCGTAATCTGCTCCAGGCAAGCCCGCTTGCCGATCAAAAACTCTGGCTGCTCGGCCCGGTGCCTGCGCTGCAACCCAAGCGTGGCGGTCGTTATCGCTGGCAGTTGCTGCTACAACACCCGTCGCGCTTACAGTTGCAACGCATTGTCGCGGGCAGCCTGCCGCTGGTAGGCACGCTTCCCGCCGCCCGTAAAGTGAAATGGACACTCGACGTCGACCCGACCGAAGGCTGA
- the hslV gene encoding ATP-dependent protease hslV, translating into MTTIVSVRRNGHVVIGGDGQATLGNTVMKGNVKKVRRLYNDKVIAGFAGGTADAFTLFELFERKLEMHQGHLVKAAVELAKDWRTDRMLRRLEALLAVADENASLIITGNGDVVQPENDLIAIGSGGPYAQAAARALLENTELGARDIVEKSLGIAGDICIYTNHFLTIEELNSKA; encoded by the coding sequence GTGACAACAATAGTAAGTGTGCGCCGCAACGGCCATGTAGTGATCGGTGGCGACGGCCAGGCCACCCTGGGCAACACCGTAATGAAAGGCAACGTGAAAAAAGTCCGCCGTCTGTATAACGATAAAGTTATCGCGGGCTTCGCAGGCGGCACCGCCGACGCCTTTACCCTCTTTGAACTCTTTGAACGCAAACTGGAAATGCACCAGGGCCATCTGGTGAAAGCCGCCGTGGAACTGGCGAAAGACTGGCGTACCGACCGTATGCTGCGTCGCCTTGAAGCCCTGCTGGCGGTAGCCGACGAAAACGCCTCGCTGATTATTACCGGCAACGGCGACGTCGTGCAGCCGGAAAACGATCTGATTGCCATTGGTTCCGGCGGGCCTTACGCGCAGGCTGCGGCACGCGCGCTGCTGGAAAACACCGAGCTTGGCGCTCGTGACATCGTCGAGAAGTCGCTGGGGATTGCGGGCGATATCTGCATCTACACTAACCACTTCCTCACCATCGAAGAATTGAACTCCAAAGCGTAA
- the hslU gene encoding ATP-dependent hsl protease ATP-binding subunit hslU: MSEMTPREIVSELDKHIIGQDAAKRSVAIALRNRWRRMQLNEELRHEVTPKNILMIGPTGVGKTEIARRLAKLANAPFIKVEATKFTEVGYVGKEVDSIIRDLTDSAIKMVRMQSIEKNRYRAEEMAEERILDALIPPAKNNWGQPEQQQEPSAARQAFRKKLREGELDDKEIEINLAAAPMGVEIMAPPGMEEMTSQLQSMFQNLGGQKQKPRKLKIKDAMKLLVEEEAAKLVNPEELKEQAIEAVEQHGIVFIDEIDKICKRGGNVSGPDVSREGVQRDLLPLVEGCTVSTKHGMVKTDHILFIASGAFQVASPSDLIPELQGRLPIRVELQALTADDFERILTEPNASVTVQYKALMETEGVHIEFTDDGIKRIAQAAWQVNETTENIGARRLHTVLERLMEDISYDASDLGGQTITIDADYVSKHLDALVADEDLSRFIL, translated from the coding sequence ATGTCTGAAATGACCCCACGCGAGATTGTCAGCGAACTCGACAAACACATTATCGGTCAGGACGCGGCGAAGCGTTCTGTCGCTATCGCCCTGCGTAACCGCTGGCGCCGTATGCAGCTTAACGAAGAACTGCGTCATGAAGTGACCCCGAAAAACATCCTGATGATCGGCCCGACCGGCGTCGGTAAAACCGAAATCGCCCGTCGTCTGGCGAAGCTCGCCAACGCGCCGTTTATCAAAGTAGAAGCGACAAAATTCACCGAAGTGGGCTATGTCGGTAAAGAAGTGGATTCCATCATCCGCGATCTGACCGATTCCGCCATTAAAATGGTGCGCATGCAGTCGATCGAGAAGAACCGCTACCGCGCCGAAGAGATGGCAGAAGAGCGCATTCTCGACGCGCTGATCCCGCCGGCCAAAAACAACTGGGGCCAGCCGGAACAGCAGCAGGAGCCGTCCGCGGCGCGTCAGGCGTTCCGCAAAAAACTGCGCGAAGGCGAACTCGACGACAAAGAGATTGAAATCAATCTCGCTGCCGCGCCAATGGGTGTTGAAATCATGGCGCCTCCGGGCATGGAAGAGATGACCAGCCAGTTGCAGTCGATGTTCCAGAACCTGGGCGGCCAGAAGCAAAAACCGCGCAAGCTGAAAATTAAAGATGCGATGAAACTGCTGGTGGAAGAAGAAGCCGCCAAGCTGGTGAACCCGGAAGAGCTGAAAGAACAGGCTATCGAAGCCGTTGAGCAGCACGGCATCGTGTTTATCGACGAGATTGATAAAATCTGTAAGCGCGGCGGCAACGTTTCCGGCCCGGATGTCTCTCGTGAAGGCGTACAACGCGACCTGCTGCCGCTGGTGGAAGGCTGCACCGTCTCCACCAAACACGGCATGGTGAAAACCGACCACATCCTGTTTATCGCCTCCGGCGCGTTCCAGGTGGCGAGCCCGTCCGATCTTATCCCGGAGCTTCAGGGTCGTCTGCCGATCCGCGTTGAGCTGCAGGCGCTGACCGCCGACGATTTCGAGCGCATCCTGACCGAGCCAAACGCCTCTGTCACCGTCCAGTACAAAGCGCTGATGGAAACCGAAGGCGTGCACATCGAATTCACCGACGACGGCATCAAACGTATCGCCCAGGCGGCATGGCAGGTGAACGAAACCACCGAAAACATCGGCGCGCGCCGTCTGCACACGGTGCTGGAGCGTCTGATGGAAGATATCTCCTATGACGCGAGCGATCTGGGCGGCCAGACCATCACTATCGACGCGGATTATGTGAGCAAGCACCTGGATGCGCTGGTCGCAGATGAAGATCTGAGCCGTTTTATCTTATAA